In Mesotoga sp. BH458_6_3_2_1, the DNA window TTTGTAATCGTTTTTCCTGAAGTGTAGTAAGTGCATAGAGGTTCGTCCGTAATTATTTTTCTTGATGTGTGCTAAAATATAACAATAATTCTTGGATTGTAATCATTTTTCCGGAGGACGCTATGGCTGAAAACGATCAGGATAGATCAACTGAAAGACTCGCGGGGTATGCGACACTTATCGAGCGATATGACTTAGATGTTATTCCAAATTGGCACAGGTCACTGGTGACCACGAGTGGAATCCGCCGGATCGGCTCGAGCGAGGGCATAGTTGAGGAGACATATCCTTCTAAGTACTGGCCGGGGGATACTCTGGGCAATCATCTTGAATTTGCGCTTAAATATGACGGGACGAATCTCGCCATACTCGACAGCCTGTTTCGGGAAGCTTCAGAGGAAGACTTTCTCCAATATGTCCGCTCAAGACCAACCGGAAAATACGCTAGGCGGCTGTGGTATCTTTACGAGTTTCTTACCGGGAAAATGCTTCCTCTCGATGACTTGAAGCAGGGTAACTACATTGATCTGCTTGAGCCGGATGAATACTTCACGGTCAGCCCGGCCCGCCAGATTCGTCGCCAGCGAATCAACGACAATCTACTGGGTAACTCATGCTTTTGCCCAATTGTTCGCCGAACTGAAACCCTTCGAAGCTTTGAAACAGCCGATCTTGCCGGGAGATGCCGCAGGGCGGTGGCTGGCTATTCCCCGGAGTTGCTGAGGAGAGCACTTGGCTATCTGTACACCAAGGAGACAAAATCCTCTTTTGAGATCGAAAATATTAAGCCCACGTCGACCAGAACCGAGCGATTTGTAGCGTTACTTCAGCTGGCCGAGCAGGAAGATTTTTGCAGAAAACCACGCTTGATCGAACTTCAGAATCGCATTGTCGATCAACGGTTTCGCGATTACGATTACCGGACGTGTCAGAACTACGTCGGAGAAACAATCGTCTGGCAAAAGGAAAGGATACATTTCATATGTCCAAAGCCTGAAGATCTGGCTGACATGATGGAGGGTCTAATTACTGCCCATAAAAGCATGGACGATAGCGATGTGTCGCCCGTGGTTCACGCCGCCGTTATTTCCTACGGGTTCGTTTTCTTGCACCCTTTCCAAGACGGCAACGGCCGAATCCACCGTT includes these proteins:
- a CDS encoding Fic family protein, producing the protein MAENDQDRSTERLAGYATLIERYDLDVIPNWHRSLVTTSGIRRIGSSEGIVEETYPSKYWPGDTLGNHLEFALKYDGTNLAILDSLFREASEEDFLQYVRSRPTGKYARRLWYLYEFLTGKMLPLDDLKQGNYIDLLEPDEYFTVSPARQIRRQRINDNLLGNSCFCPIVRRTETLRSFETADLAGRCRRAVAGYSPELLRRALGYLYTKETKSSFEIENIKPTSTRTERFVALLQLAEQEDFCRKPRLIELQNRIVDQRFRDYDYRTCQNYVGETIVWQKERIHFICPKPEDLADMMEGLITAHKSMDDSDVSPVVHAAVISYGFVFLHPFQDGNGRIHRFLIHNILARRGFTPKGVMFPVSASMLKNPADYDASLEAFSRHIMALAEYSLDEEGRMTVHNDTARWYRYIDMTPQVEALFKFIDQTIEVELTQELAFLANYDETKKAIQKIVDMPDRLIDLFIRFCLQNNGRLSAQKRKSHSDFLSDEEITHMEQAVLAAYGDMTSNAD